The following DNA comes from Streptomyces sp. NBC_00273.
GAAGTCGGCCATACCGGACTTCGCCAAGGACCTGAAGCTGAACCTCGGTTCGGTCATCGGCAACAGCGACCTCCCGCAGCAGCAGCTGTGGGGCACCGTCCTGTCCTGCGCGATCGCCGCCCGCTCGGCCATCGTCCTGCGTGAGCTGGAGCCCGAGGCGAAGGCCAACCTCTCGCCGGAGGCGTACACCGCCGCCAAGTCCGCCGCCGCGGTCATGGGGATGAACAACGTCTTCTACCGCACCCGGCACCTGCTCTCCGACCCGGAGTACGGCACGCTGCGCGCGGGCCTGCGGATGAACGTCATCGGCAACCCGGGCGTGGAGAAGATCGACTTCGAGCTGTGGTCGCTCGCGGTCTCCGCGATCAACGGCTGCGGCCAGTGCCTGGACTCGCACGAGCAGGTCCTGCGCAAGGCGGGCGTCGACCGCGAGACGATCCAGGAGGCCTTCAAGATCGCCTCCGTGATCCAGGCCGTCGCCGTCACCCTCGACGCCGAGGCCGCCCTCGCCGCCGAGTAACGGCACCCCGTACGACGACACTGGGCCCCGCCACCGGAAACGGTCGCGGGGCCCTGTGCGTTCAGCTCTTGCGCAGTGCGGCCATCAGCGCCCGCGCGTCCTCGGCCGCCGCGGCCACCAGGGCGTCCCGGTCCGGGTGCGGCAGAGGATCCGTCCGGGGGTCGGACTCGCCCTCCCCTTCGAAGATCGTCACGACGATCGTGAACACCGCGCCGCCGTCACGGACCCGCAGCCGGATGCCGTCGCCGGGCCCGGGACGGGTGACGAGGGCCTCTTCCCCGAGACCGGGCACCGACTCCCACCCGCCGTCGCCGCTGACGAACCACCGGGCATCAGGGGAGCTGGCGGCGAACTCGGCCTTCGGGTCGGTCATCTTGTGCAGTTCGACCACGGCCGCGACGTAGATGCTCCCGCTGGGGGCGGGCCTGTCGCTGCTGCGGGAGCACGACGCCCAGTCCAGCGCCCGATGCCGGCCGCCCGCCTGCGGTACGGGGTCCGCGAGCCCGCCCAGCAGTCCCTCCAGGGTCGGGGCCTTGAACTGGCCGCAGAGGTCGTCCGTGACCCGGTAGCGGATCTCCGGCTCGGCCGTCCGGTCCCCGAAGGCGTACAGCCCGCCGGCCCACAGCGCGGAGGTGGCCACCACCGCCGCCGCCACCCACGGCCAGGGCCGGTCCGGGGCCCGCGCCCCGGGCGCCACGGTGTCCTGCACGACCTCGGCCGGTCGCGCCGGCTCCCACTCCCCGTCCAGCTCCGGCTCCGTGATCATCCCGGCCCTACTTCTTCAGCGCCGACATCAGCTCGCGCATGTCCTCGATCATCGCCGCCTGGACCGCGTCGACGTCGGTGGCGGGTCGGCCGTTCGTCTCCGCGAAGGTGTTCGCGCCCGCTTCGACGGTGAACACCGCTCCGCCGTCCAGCACTTTGAGGATCAGCCAGGTGTCGCCGGACATCACGTTCATCACGGCACGCTCTCCGAGGTCCGGCACCGCTGCCGTGCGCACGCCGCCCGCGTAGGAGA
Coding sequences within:
- a CDS encoding alkyl hydroperoxide reductase, yielding MSLDSLKSAIPDFAKDLKLNLGSVIGNSDLPQQQLWGTVLSCAIAARSAIVLRELEPEAKANLSPEAYTAAKSAAAVMGMNNVFYRTRHLLSDPEYGTLRAGLRMNVIGNPGVEKIDFELWSLAVSAINGCGQCLDSHEQVLRKAGVDRETIQEAFKIASVIQAVAVTLDAEAALAAE